In Anas acuta chromosome 25, bAnaAcu1.1, whole genome shotgun sequence, the genomic stretch TGACAGAAATAAGCTTGCATCATGTAAGGAGAAGGtggatgattttatttattttttaaaacaataaatgaaaGGCATCAAGTTATGGGAGTGAAAAAAGAATTCCCTATGGGCAAGATCTGCATTGTGTGTCTCGGGAAAAGACACAAAGTGTCTCTGTCCAATGCTGGTAGAAGGCAGGATCACCTGCAGATGTAAGGTTTCCTTTCTGTCTACATTCGTCTTGTTATTCCTTCTAACTAAATCAGACACTGTCCTGTTGGGCCTTTCTTTTGTGATCCAGAAAGGGCCCTGCACAACCTCTCCCCCTTTACAGACATCCCTGGGTCAGAGCAGGAGAAGGCAAAACAGGCCAGCAGGTTTTCCCTGAGGGCAGTGTCAGCAGGGTTAGGGtcacaggcaggagctgggtcaCCTGTAATCAAAAGAGCCCCAGAGAGTCCCTAGGGAGTCACCCTGACTGAAAACATTTGCCTTTACTGGACTCTTCCAGCACTTGAGCAGTCTTCTGCCCACACTGACATGTGTTTCCTGGAAATACTTGGGCCTCCCTACCTGCCACTCAGGAGTTGCCTTCTTTGGGGAAAGGGCataaagcaggaaatgaaaagcagcatcaCAGGAAGGCAACACACATCCTGTATTATTAGCAGGGATGTTTTGCATTCAAGAGCAGCTTGTCAGAAAATAGTCCCTGCTTCAAGGGATGCCTCTGGACATGGGGCAGCTAAGGCCCACTATAAAAGCCAGCCCAGCTCCGTGCTCTCTCATCCACTTCTCTGGCCTTCTTCTTGTTGGGAACCAGGTGAGTGTGAAGCCCTTTCTTGTCCCCCTCATTCTCCCACAGGAGGACTCAGTTCCTTGGACCTTTCAGCTGCTATCAGCTGCGTGTCCTGCCAAATCTTGGGACTGCTGGTTGTGGGAGAGTCAAGAGGTAGAAGGTTTGTCATGGAGGAAGATTGGGCCTTTGGTGTGATGGCTCCTGTGCTGGAGCCTAGGGTGTATCCTGGCTGTGGTGGCTCTTTTTGGGCCCTGGCAGGATGGAGCCAAGAAGCCCTCGCacatccctgcacagcctccagCTCACAGTACTGCCTGTGCCTTGGATCTGTTAGGGTGTGGTGGCAGGCTGCTCCTTGTGCATCTCCATGTTGAGCTTCCTATCTGCCCTCTCTCCCAGGTGAACCTCCTGCCCCCAGACATGTCCTGCTATGACCAGTGCCGGCCATGCCAGCCCTGTGGCCCAACGCcgctggccagcagctgcaacgagccctgCGTCAGGCAGTGCCAGAACTCCACCATTGTCATTGAGCCCTCTCCCGTGGTGGTGACCCTGcctggccccatcctcagctccttcccgcaGAACACCGTTGTGGGAtcctccacctctgctgccgttggcagcatcctcagctgtgACGGTGTCCCCATCAACTCCGGGTGCTGTGACCTCTCCTGCATTACCAGCCGCTACTGTGGCAGCAGGTGCCGCCCCTGCTAAAGATGCCAGACAGTGCCCCAGTCCAGGACCCCAGGAACTCAGAACATGCTGCTGGCCAAAATGGATGGAAGAAGAGACCTCATGTTGTTGTTCTGAGAGGACCTGACCATCTCTGGCTTGTCCTGTAAAGACAGACAGGAAGGGGCCAGCCCGGAGTCTATGACAACATGGCCAATGTCTACCTAACCTGTTTTCCACAcgctctttttctttccttgctttcttgCCCTCTGCTTTGCATGAGGCCCTCAGAAACCAGCCTGGAGAGACCTGCTAGCTCCTCTCCCCATGTGAGCCAGGTAGATTGATTCCCTGTTGCAAGTCTGCCATTGGAAAAGCTGAACAGAtttttgtctgctcctgctgtgctaTGATCTCAGGGCCTCCTCTTGGAGTCACGTCCTTTTCCCCCTGAGCCTTGATAAACATTTGCAGCAACCCTGAGTGTGTCCCTGTGTGGTCTTTTCATCTGGATACTGATGGCCAAGGGAGAAAACCATTCCTTAGTGGGAATAGGCTGGGGGCACTCCCTCATTCCTCTAGGCTCTGGAGGGTGTGACATACTGCAGCAATTCATCTTTCAGGCACTGAATCTTGAAGGTGAGGAAGACATCCATAGTTCCTCCACAGCTAATAGCCACCAGTCCTTGACTTTTGACATCTCTGCCTAGACAAATTATGATGAAATTGGAGGCCCTGGCTCATGGGGAAGAGTGTTTGTCTTGATTTgggtggagctgtgctggggatggaggctCAGACAAAGATGATCCCAAAGGATTGCATAAAATGGGAATGGATAATTGTCTAGGGGATAGCCCTCTTTCTCTCCATGCAGCACCACTGCTCCCCACACCCAGGCGAGGGCGTTCCCACATCTGCACACCTCGGGGCCCTGTGGTGTGGGGGTGATTTAGTTTCACACAGGCTGTACATGCTGCCAGTGCCTTGTGTCCAGGATGGAGGATGAGGCTATTGCTCCATGGTGTGAGGATGGGGGGACCTCTCTCCAGGCCAGGTTCTCTGGGAGGCAGTGCTGGCTCAGGTGGTGGTGCAAGGGCAACAAGCATCAGAACCAAGCCCACCAAAGTCCAGGATAACCATGGCTCCCAGCTCTGGCCTGACCCCTAGCCCAGGGTCTCTGCACAAGCTCAGGTCTAGCATagccctgccccagctttgCTGAGTGTGTGCCTGTGCCTGGCCTTGCCTAATTTTGTCTTGTCTTGGTAAAAAGACATTGTCCACATAGCATCTCATTGCCTCTGAAAACCACAGAATAACAGAACGCTAGGTATCCTATAACAGACAAACAAAGGTCATCAAGTCCATCTCTAACTTCATGCAGGATTACCTGCAAATGAAACCACATGTCCTCAAGTGTTGTCCGAATGCTTCTTGAACCCCAGCAGGCTTGTTGCTGTGATCACTTCCATGGGGAGCCTTTTCCAGTGCCCAAACTCACTTGCCATGCACTGCTTAGTAAAGTATATATATTGACAGATATGTACTTAGAGAATGGGAACCGTGATGGGGTGGGAGGCATAAGCAGGAAATGCCTTGTGGTGAGTGAAAAACAAGGGAACAGGGAAAGTGTGTGGATACAGTCAAGGATCTTGCTCAGCATTATAGCCCCACAGGCCAGGCTCAGAAGAGgcccagcaccagagcagaaacAGGCAATGGTGTTCCTGGTACCCCCTCCGCACCCATGCTCTGAAGGAGAGCAGGAAGCAGAGTTTCTTTCTCATGACTGAGGTATAATGCAATGCCTCATGTGTGGCAATCAGAGAGCAACATTGTGAAAATGAGAAACTCAGTGATACCctggagaaggtgaaaaaatatatatgccaGGCAGCTGGAAACACAAATGGTTCACCTGATGACATGGAAAGTCTCCAGTGTTTGGGGAGCAATGGTGGTGGAGTACAAGTTCTCCAAGAAGGTGAGCGTGCTGAGTAAAAAGTGAATTGGGGTATTCAGCGGGTGGTGGTCGCTCCCCACAGTGACAAACGGAGGCCATTCCCCATCGCCTTCAGAGATGAGGAGAAGATAATGACAAAGAGGATGATGTGCCAGCCAAGATGATCTGTTAAGCTCAGAAGAATGAATTCAGTGCCAAAGGTCCTGTTCTCCTTTGCCATGGCTCTAAGAGTTCAGAAGGAGATGATGTCACACTGAGGTTCCATGCTGCACTAAGAGTAGCCATAAACATCAACCAAAAACCTCTTCCTTGCCTCTCATGGCCTCTCATGATCTCTCATtttccttcacagaatcacacagaatcacagaatttctaggttggaagagacctcaagatcatcgagtccaacctctgacctaacgctaacagtccccactaaaccatatccctaagctctacatctaaatggcttttgaagacttccagggatggtgactccaccacctccctgggcagcctgttccaatgcctcacaaccctttcagtaaagaagctcttcctaacatctaacctaaaacttccctggcgcaactttagcccgttccccctcgtcctgtcaccaggcacgtgggagaacaggccaacccccacctcgctacagcctcctttaaggtatctgtagagagcgataaggtcacccctgagcctcctcttctccaggctgaacaagcccagctccttcagccgctcctcataggacttgttctccaggcccctcaccagcttcgtcgcccttctttggactcgctcaagcacctcgatgtccttcttgtagcgaggggcccaaaactgaacacagtactcgaggtgcggcctcaccagagccgagtacagggggatgatcacctcc encodes the following:
- the LOC137844380 gene encoding feather keratin Cos2-3-like isoform X3; this translates as MPLDMGQLRPTIKASPAPCSLIHFSGLLLVGNQVSVNLLPPDMSCYDQCRPCQPCGPTPLASSCNEPCVRQCQNSTIVIEPSPVVVTLPGPILSSFPQNTVVGSSTSAAVGSILSCDGVPINSGCCDLSCITSRYCGSRCRPC
- the LOC137844380 gene encoding feather keratin Cos2-3-like isoform X2; translated protein: MSCYDQCRPCQPCGPTPLASSCNEPCVRQCQNSTIVIEPSPVVVTLPGPILSSFPQNTVVGSSTSAAVGSILSCDGVPINSGCCDLSCITSRYCGSRCRPC
- the LOC137844380 gene encoding feather keratin Cos2-3-like isoform X1, with amino-acid sequence MAPAAPGLCTQPLPRKKAGENSEKVNLLPPDMSCYDQCRPCQPCGPTPLASSCNEPCVRQCQNSTIVIEPSPVVVTLPGPILSSFPQNTVVGSSTSAAVGSILSCDGVPINSGCCDLSCITSRYCGSRCRPC